In the genome of Candidatus Woesearchaeota archaeon, one region contains:
- a CDS encoding RNA-binding protein, which translates to MKRLRLRKKELKELQTLLTTRYGLQDFFDKYDKNVVIELIGDTYLFIDGNVAFFWLQGELIPSLKLVLQSNFLKTVTIDMGAVKFVANGADIMRPGITTADAAIVKDDMVTIIDQNHGRPLAIGKALYAWQEFQNITEGKIIRNLHFVGDKHWNFSTKK; encoded by the coding sequence ATGAAACGTCTTCGTTTGCGAAAAAAAGAACTCAAAGAATTGCAAACGCTTCTTACAACACGTTATGGACTCCAAGATTTTTTTGATAAATACGACAAGAATGTTGTTATCGAATTAATCGGAGACACCTATCTTTTTATTGATGGCAATGTGGCTTTTTTTTGGCTACAGGGAGAACTGATTCCGAGCCTTAAACTCGTCTTGCAGAGCAATTTCTTGAAGACCGTAACCATAGATATGGGTGCGGTGAAGTTTGTTGCGAATGGTGCAGATATTATGCGACCAGGCATTACTACAGCGGATGCAGCTATCGTAAAGGACGATATGGTAACTATCATTGATCAAAATCATGGTAGACCATTGGCAATTGGCAAAGCACTGTACGCATGGCAGGAATTTCAAAACATCACCGAAGGAAAGATCATCCGTAATCTTCACTTTGTAGGAGACAAGCACTGGAATTTTAGCACCAAAAAGTGA
- a CDS encoding DUF371 domain-containing protein, producing the protein MNMMVFHCWGHPHIRATHSTTFEFTKEGEMTVRGTCIIGVRANFQFPIHLPPVSFQKIKLMLSLEDIEEEIHAEYHASFTSPTEMVIRKSAFTSERTFAIHATKAAIDLKRAFVEKLQNATAKMTVRIVPL; encoded by the coding sequence ATGAACATGATGGTCTTTCACTGTTGGGGTCATCCCCATATCCGTGCGACACATTCAACGACCTTTGAGTTTACCAAAGAAGGAGAGATGACGGTGCGAGGCACGTGTATTATCGGCGTTCGTGCGAATTTTCAGTTTCCCATTCATTTACCTCCCGTGTCATTCCAGAAAATAAAACTGATGCTTTCCCTTGAGGATATCGAGGAAGAGATACATGCTGAGTATCATGCTTCCTTTACGAGTCCTACTGAAATGGTCATTCGAAAAAGTGCGTTTACCTCCGAGAGAACATTTGCCATTCATGCTACCAAAGCTGCCATTGATCTGAAGAGAGCGTTCGTAGAAAAACTCCAGAATGCAACTGCGAAAATGACGGTGAGGATTGTTCCATTATGA
- a CDS encoding ATP-binding protein — MILGRIIGKVTTTSFQFLVEQETKKLSFVQVLHEHHGAVLCQVAELVRDAEKTIASCFILGYVDERGRIKGIMTPFEPGTEVLIAEDKLIQAIITLGNKHSGAYVGKLEGKDIPVFLDLNKLLTKHVAVLAKSGSGKSYIVGTLLEEMMEKKIPLLIIDPHGEYGTLREPNENSEDKLQMHSFGITQKGYEQQVKEFGDPQLLGDVTPLRLDQHLTPEELLHILPTKLSNSQRSLLYNAMKQAIPLTLTNLLFALEQEESSLKYTLISVIDQVHKTGLFSLDPTPYHELVQPGRCSILNMKGTLPEFQEIIAYKILKDLFEERKKEKIPPFFTVIEEAHAFMPERSFGEAKSSKILRSIASEGRKFGFGLCVISQRPARIDKNILSQCTTQIILKVTNPQDLRAIMSSVEGITVESEETIKNLAIGQAMITGIVDMPLVIAVRPRRTKHGGEAIDILEPQEETFAEKLESFTQKEYLPIIKPKITPNDLLLMTSVPLSIRTVLVPVQLFVCEEKGMEYQLLVEMMNGTVLTDIEQDPLKGKKLPPIHTLTATEMQILKEAFHLKTFSFAQFLETTAHKTVAREHLTSLVNKQFLILQGENYTLNDEIILTNLSIHQQRYSVHFQHISYDEKLMATQNIAEVMATLARFTTIKDHRDSYLVHYQATPQLKNKASVVVE; from the coding sequence ATGATTCTGGGAAGGATTATTGGAAAAGTGACAACGACAAGTTTTCAGTTTCTGGTAGAGCAAGAAACAAAAAAACTCTCTTTTGTCCAAGTTCTTCATGAACATCATGGCGCAGTACTCTGTCAAGTCGCGGAACTTGTTCGTGATGCAGAAAAAACCATTGCGAGCTGTTTTATTCTTGGTTATGTGGATGAGCGTGGCAGAATCAAAGGGATCATGACCCCCTTTGAACCAGGAACAGAAGTGCTTATTGCAGAAGACAAACTGATTCAGGCAATTATTACCTTGGGCAACAAACACTCTGGTGCTTATGTTGGCAAGCTTGAAGGTAAAGACATACCTGTCTTTCTTGATCTCAATAAACTGCTTACCAAACATGTTGCTGTACTTGCGAAAAGTGGTTCAGGCAAATCCTACATTGTGGGAACGCTTCTCGAAGAGATGATGGAAAAGAAGATACCATTACTCATTATTGACCCTCACGGCGAGTATGGAACCTTGCGCGAGCCAAATGAGAATAGTGAGGATAAGCTTCAGATGCATTCTTTTGGTATTACCCAGAAAGGCTATGAACAACAAGTCAAGGAATTTGGAGATCCTCAGCTTCTTGGTGATGTTACACCCCTACGACTGGATCAACATCTTACGCCAGAAGAACTACTTCATATACTCCCAACAAAACTCTCCAATAGCCAACGCTCACTCTTGTACAATGCCATGAAACAAGCCATTCCCTTGACGCTGACTAATCTTCTCTTTGCACTTGAGCAGGAAGAAAGTAGCTTGAAATACACCCTCATCAGCGTCATTGATCAGGTACACAAAACAGGACTCTTTTCCCTCGACCCGACACCATATCATGAACTCGTCCAGCCAGGAAGATGTTCGATTCTTAATATGAAAGGTACTCTCCCCGAATTTCAGGAGATCATTGCTTACAAGATACTCAAGGATCTTTTTGAAGAAAGAAAAAAGGAGAAGATCCCTCCATTTTTTACAGTTATCGAAGAGGCGCATGCCTTTATGCCAGAGCGGAGTTTTGGTGAGGCAAAATCTTCAAAAATATTACGCAGCATTGCCTCTGAAGGCAGAAAATTCGGCTTTGGATTATGCGTTATTTCTCAACGACCTGCCCGTATTGATAAAAATATCTTAAGTCAATGTACCACACAGATTATTCTAAAGGTGACTAACCCTCAGGATTTACGCGCCATCATGAGCTCAGTTGAGGGTATTACTGTTGAATCAGAAGAAACCATTAAAAATCTGGCCATAGGCCAAGCCATGATTACCGGAATTGTTGATATGCCGTTAGTCATTGCGGTGCGACCTCGACGGACAAAACATGGTGGAGAGGCTATTGACATTCTTGAACCACAGGAAGAAACCTTTGCAGAAAAACTAGAGTCTTTTACGCAAAAAGAGTACCTACCCATCATCAAACCAAAGATTACACCGAACGATCTTCTGCTCATGACCTCAGTTCCGCTCAGCATTCGTACGGTATTAGTCCCTGTACAGCTTTTTGTGTGCGAAGAAAAAGGGATGGAATACCAACTGTTGGTAGAGATGATGAATGGAACAGTTCTCACCGACATAGAGCAAGATCCCCTTAAAGGAAAAAAACTTCCCCCCATTCACACATTAACAGCAACAGAGATGCAGATATTGAAAGAAGCATTTCACCTCAAAACATTTAGCTTTGCACAATTTCTGGAGACAACTGCTCATAAAACAGTAGCAAGGGAACATCTGACTTCACTCGTCAACAAACAGTTCCTTATTCTTCAGGGTGAGAACTATACGTTAAATGATGAGATTATCTTGACAAATCTTAGCATTCATCAACAGCGCTACAGTGTCCATTTCCAGCATATTTCGTACGATGAAAAACTCATGGCAACGCAGAACATTGCAGAAGTTATGGCAACACTTGCAAGGTTTACCACCATTAAAGATCATCGAGACAGTTATCTTGTTCATTACCAGGCAACACCACAGCTGAAAAATAAAGCGTCCGTAGTTGTTGAATAG
- the endA gene encoding tRNA-intron lyase, translating to MSKSTITTLFTHERVITENSDEARELYNQSRFGSLLEDGKVQLSLLEGLYLMDKKRLVVVDGRGKELSFERYLKKAQKHEPNFWIRYCVFKDLRNRGYIVKTALKFGADFRVYDRGVKPGEDHARWIVYPVHEAETSTWYEFSAKNRVAHSTRKRLLIGVVDEEGDVTYYEIRWLRP from the coding sequence ATGTCTAAATCGACCATTACGACCTTGTTTACCCACGAACGAGTTATTACTGAAAATTCAGATGAGGCAAGAGAATTGTACAACCAAAGTAGATTTGGTTCTCTGCTTGAGGATGGTAAAGTACAGCTTTCATTACTTGAAGGGCTCTATCTTATGGACAAGAAGCGTCTTGTCGTTGTTGATGGTCGTGGTAAAGAACTCAGTTTTGAACGTTACCTTAAAAAAGCACAAAAGCATGAACCTAATTTCTGGATAAGGTATTGCGTGTTTAAAGACCTCAGAAATAGGGGCTATATTGTCAAGACTGCATTGAAATTTGGTGCAGACTTCCGTGTCTATGATCGGGGTGTTAAACCAGGAGAGGATCATGCACGATGGATTGTTTATCCTGTTCATGAAGCAGAAACGAGTACTTGGTATGAATTTTCTGCCAAAAACAGAGTTGCCCATAGTACGAGAAAGCGATTACTCATCGGCGTAGTTGATGAAGAAGGTGACGTTACCTATTATGAGATCAGATGGTTGAGACCATAA
- the rnz gene encoding ribonuclease Z, translated as MHITFLGTSCMVPTKERNHSGIFLEYGAEGILVDCGEGIQRQMKIADIKPTKVTKILISHWHGDHVLGIPGLMQTLASSEYGKTLQIYGPKGTEQHIAAMFKAFLFDCKVALQVHEVNEGVIIEQDSFSVTALPLKHGIPCLGFRFIEADKRRIKVAAVRKLGIPDGPLLGKLQDNKSITWKGKTYSPEELTYLVPGKKIAFVIDTEYCANAITLAQDADLLICEASYTSNLEEKAKEYHHLTAKQAGLIANRANVKKLILTHFSQRYKTTQEIEEDARDVFTNVSCAYDFMKVKTV; from the coding sequence ATGCACATCACGTTTTTGGGCACGAGTTGTATGGTGCCAACCAAAGAACGGAATCATTCAGGGATCTTCTTAGAGTATGGTGCAGAAGGAATTCTCGTAGATTGTGGTGAAGGAATCCAACGCCAGATGAAGATAGCAGACATCAAACCAACGAAAGTTACCAAAATCCTCATCAGTCATTGGCATGGTGATCATGTCCTTGGTATTCCAGGACTCATGCAGACCTTGGCATCATCAGAATATGGAAAAACCTTGCAGATCTATGGCCCTAAAGGAACAGAACAACATATAGCGGCTATGTTCAAGGCATTTCTCTTTGACTGTAAAGTAGCGTTACAGGTTCATGAAGTGAACGAAGGAGTTATTATTGAACAGGATTCTTTTTCCGTTACTGCTTTACCGCTCAAACATGGTATTCCCTGTCTTGGTTTTCGATTCATAGAAGCTGATAAACGACGAATCAAAGTAGCTGCAGTGAGAAAGCTTGGCATTCCTGACGGTCCACTCTTAGGAAAACTCCAGGACAACAAGTCGATAACCTGGAAGGGAAAAACCTATTCGCCAGAAGAGCTTACCTATCTTGTCCCTGGGAAAAAAATTGCCTTTGTCATCGACACCGAATACTGCGCAAATGCCATTACCCTTGCCCAAGATGCAGATTTGCTTATCTGTGAGGCATCGTATACAAGCAACCTTGAAGAGAAAGCAAAGGAATACCATCATTTGACAGCCAAACAAGCAGGATTGATTGCAAATCGGGCAAATGTCAAAAAATTGATTTTAACTCACTTCTCCCAACGGTATAAAACAACCCAAGAGATTGAAGAAGATGCCCGTGACGTTTTCACGAATGTTAGCTGTGCCTATGATTTCATGAAGGTCAAAACTGTTTAG